Below is a window of Fulvitalea axinellae DNA.
CGGAGGGATCGATACAAGCCTTAAAAATAGATTTGCGCTGAAAAGCGTGTTTTTGGCATCGAAAATCCCAAAGACTATTTTTCGTTAAAGGCCAAAACGGCCAATGCTTTTTCGATGTCTTCAGCCAGTACATTCAGCCGGATTCCGCCTACAGCTATGCTGTACGGATCCAGCGATCCCATATTCTCATCAAACAACACGCACTGTATTCCTGCGTTTTCCAGCTTGGTTTTCGCCAAATTAGCTTCTATCGAGCTGTCAAAGGTTTTAATGGTAGTTAGGCCCATAGCTCTTTGTCTTTACTTTTTTTGAAATATTATAAATATTGGGCATCAGGATAAGGCTAAAAGCGTGCCCGTTAAGCCCCTTTACGCCCCCGTCCCAAAACCTGATATTGTATCCGTACACAAGCCGGAACTGTCCGTTCCACCCTAGTCCGAACTCCGGGCGAAAAGCCATCGCGCTTTTGTCGAAGTCGGTATAGTGGATCAAGTTTATTCCCATTGCCACTGCTCCGTCAACCCAAGCGCCGGCTTTGAGTCCCCAAATAGTGTTGTTATCGCGTTCGCCCCATTTTTTTGTGCTGAATTCGTTTGAAACGGCAAGTTGAACCGCGGAATAATGATGCCTCAAGCCTGAGATATAAGCTTTCCAGGCAAGTCCTACCTCACCGAAACCATAGTGATGTTGTTGGTACCCGACCACCATAGCTATATCTTCCTGAATATTGACGAGCTTTTTTCTGTTTGCTTCAGGGTAATCCTGTGACTGCCCGAAGGTACCCGCCGACAGGAAAAAGATAAGCGGAATAAGAAGAGCCAGCGTTTTGTTAAAAAATCCAGTCATATGCGTGTCTATCATAAAGAACCTCCGCGCTTAAGGCTCCAACCTTGTTTTAAACTTCTGCACTAACCATTTCGAATACCTTTTGTCCGAATCAATCTCCGGCCGGGCGTCGGCCTGTTCCAACATTATCACATACAGTTCGCCGGGAGCGGTGCTAATCACATAGCTCTTTTTCGACTCCACGGGCTTGGGCGATATATAAGGTTCGGCCGTTTCGTCTTTGGGTGTTACGCTAAACCTCGAAGAGGGAAACACCTTGATCTCGAAAGGCAATTCCACGCCCGCTATTTTGGCCGAGGAGTTCAGGCTGTCCACTTCGGGCTTGAGGCTGAATACCTGAATCAGGCTTTCGTGCCGGTCCGGTTCCAGGCTGTTAAACAGGCTCGCTGTTTTGATATCCCGAACCTCAACTTTCCCTACGGTATCGGCGGGGATATTGGTGGAGAGCAAATGAAGTTCGCCCGAAGCGGATTCCGATATCCGGTACCCGAGTCTTTTTCTGGCCGATTTGAATTCCGCCTTTTCTTTCTCGCCGGGATAGCTTAGGGTATCGTCACCGCCAAAGATCCGCAATCCGCTCATCATACTGCCCGTCTTGATCTCTACCGGCACCCAATCGCCCTGATGGCTTAGCCTGAGGTTAGCCTTTTCCACGGATTTTTCGAAAATCACCGTTTTGAAAAAGAACATAAACCCGAACAATACCGCCACCGTACCGCCCATCTTCATAGCCCCCAGCTTGAATTCGTTTTCCTGCGCTATACCGCCCATAAACTTGTAAAGGATGCAGGACAGGGCAATGGAGAACATTACCGAACTAAGTTCGGGATTTTTGTTTTCGCCCAGATAAAAGAAAGTCCCCAAGGAAATGCCCGCCACTATCAGGATAATATTGACGACGGTTTCCAGCTTGTTCTTGGTTTCCTGCTTGCTCATGACTTTGGCGGTCTGATATTAGAAAAAGGGGAAAGGGCAGTGCGATTAATCCGCTTATTGAAATTTACCAAAAAATGACTGTATAATTAAATTAACGAGCGTTTTTAAGAGTGGGTTGGGTAAATCTATGTTGTGGTTGGGGTGTCGTTGTTCTAATTAAGTGCAAGTGGTGGTGTCGCTTAGCACTGGAGTCAATTGAGAATCATATTCGCTATTTACTTCCTAGCTTATTTTCAATAATTCTTCTTCGGTTTATACTGTCAAGAGTGAAGATTTTGCTCGGTAAATTGAACCGTCCGTAAACTATAGATTTGAGTTTTCGTTCTTTATTAAATTCAAATTGTCCAATTAAATTGTTCTTACCCAAAAAAACAAGCGAAGAATCAGTTTGATATATGGGTTCCCCTAATTCAACTTTTAAGTCTTTTATGCCGACTCCCACCTTTATTCCCTTTCCGATCTTTATAGAGGTGCCATATAATTGTAGGAGAATGAATGTTTGGTCTTTATCCATCGCAGACCAACCGTAACCAGTTTTCCAATACGTATGAGTAGTTAGCATGCCTTGATATTCCTCATTTATAGCATACTCTCTTCCTCTTACTGTCTGTTTGTTGAAGAGTGTGTAGAATACAAATATCCCTGAATCACTTGGATTATAGAACCTTTTAGAAGGTACGTATCCTGTTGCACCCGATGTTTCATAGTATTGGAGAACAGAATCAAGTTTTGGGATGGGAAAATCAAAGAACCTGTTTTTGCTGACAGTATCTACAGCTTTAGTTTTCACTTTATTCAGTTCTAAAGTGATCTCTCGTCTTTGATTCGGTTTCGTTTTTAATTGGCAACCAGTATAAGTGGTTAAGACAAAGAATGTTAGTGCAATGGTTTTTCTTCCTAAGAACATGGCTTTGGCTTTACGGATAAAACAACCTGCCATTCCACCGATATTCAGATCCCCTCAATAGTGTAGCGTTTAAAATAAAGATTACAGCTATCATAAAGAACATCGAAGCCAAGGCCCAAAACCACAAATTCCCTTTCCTTTTTTCGACACCGTATAAAGTCGAAAGGGTGTGTGTTAAAATCACAATATACATAAAAGCGTAGCCCAATAGGTCCCCTAATCCCATCCCGAAGGATATGTGTTTGTAAAAGGTGCCTAAACTACCAATGACTATCCAAAAAATAAGGACAATTCCGTTTAACAACTTGCCTGTGCTCATAATTACGCGATTGAAGAAACACTATACATGCGCCTGCCTTCGAGTGGGTGTTTTTACCACTCTCCACGCGCAGGCACTTTAATTTTGTTTAAACATTATTTGGGCAAAATTCCAGAACGCTTCCAACCGAATTGTTCCCATTTTGGGCTGAAGGCTAGTCAATTCGGTTCGCCCGTTGACCTTAGCTAATCTGTATTGAATCACCTCGGGGCTATCGGCTCCCTTTTCGTGAATGCTAATTTTATCTTTTCCGATTCTTTCCCATTCAAACTCCCCAGTGAAGTCATAATGCTCACATCCCTCATCGCCTATCCCCCAACTTCTATAATTCCCCGTTCCGTCTGGGTTAATCCGCATCCAGGAGCCCATAATCATCATAAAGCCGGACCAGTCATCTGAACTCCATTCGCCGCATAGTTCATCCCTGCTTAGCAACAGTTTTATATTTTCGATTAGTTTTAAAGGCATGTTTATTAGCTGTTCGATAGTTCATTAACCCTAGAGTGACGCGAAAGCGTCTTCGGTGCCTTAGCACTGATATTTATGGTCGGATTTTTCACGGAAACAAAGACGCCTGTCCCTTTTTATTAATGGATAGGCACAGGCCCTTTGCAAACTAGCATTCCAAAAATCTATATCGAAAAAACTCAGCTATCAACCTTGCCGAAATTAACAAATTTGTCTGAAGCGATAGGCATATACAATGTCTGGATACAAGACACTATTCCGATAAGAATCCCGACGGCCAATACAAAAATTCTCCAGATGCCTATTGGTCCGTTAATCGATAAGTGCAAAACCAATAGCAGAATTGTTACAGCAGTTAAAGCGCTTCTGGTGAGTATTGCTTTTTTCTGCTTCTTTTTCTGTGCTGTTTGGATAGTAGTGGCATAAAAACGAATCCATCCCTTAATTTTCTCTGGGCTTACGTAGTCATCGGCATATTTTTCCACTAAAGCTGGAAGTTCGTCTAATTCCCCAATCTCTTTTACTAGCTTAGCTCTTACCCTTTCAGAGTATTGGTTGATAGAATACTTTACACAAAGAGGGATGATGTCACCTTTTAGTTTTTCGCCCAAAAATTTCCTGATTTCATCCCGAGTAACCCCTTGCTCGATCTTTTCCACAATAGCTGGGCTATATTGGCTTATAATCTTATTCTCGGCAGATGATATCGCCCTTTTCAGGAAAGGTCTCCCTATTTTTTCTTCGTGTTCGGTGTAAATGTCATCTGTGGAGATGCCTGAGATTAACAACTTCTCGATATCGTCTACTAAAGAGTTGAACTTTTGCTTATTCATGTCTAATATGTTAATGTTTAAATAAACATATTAATACATTACTATTGATGCAAAAGAATAATGCTTTAATCTCTTTTCCGATCTTTATATTATAACATAAGATCTTGTTTTGCTTGTACAGGTAGGGTACAGTTCTGTTACAGGTGCCTTAACTATTAAAGACTGTCATTTATATTTAAAAAAACATAGTACCCCTGTTTGGATAGCGAAGGTATTGGGTTCAGGGTTGAATGATGTTATGACTTGCAGGGCGACCATTAGTTGTTCCCCAAAGGTTTAATTATTTACTTTTTCGTTGCGAGACGCCTTTGACTATTCTCCACACCCCTACAAAGAACAAAATTAATGAGCTGTATGGTAATTTACCCTTTGAACTAAGACTAATCGCTACAGCTACTCCCCCTACTATCGCTAAGAGAGCCCCGATTAAAATATTTTGTTTTCCGCGCTCTTTTAGCTGAGCTTTCATGTTTTCGCTATCTTCTTCATTTAGAGATAGTTCTTCTTCTAGTTTTTTGTTAATTACATCTTCCTTTAGCCCTTGCTGTCTCAAGTCTGTGATATAGCTAAAAGCTTTATCTTTTATTTTCTTTTCATCCTCGTCTACGGTTTCGTAGATATTAATTCCCGAATCTTTTAAGTCTATCTTAATACTTTCAATCGATTCGCCAGACTGTAACCTTTCGCTAATCATTAGTTGCAGCTCTTTTTTTGACAAATCGCTAATCCCTGTATTTTCGTTTCTTTTAGCTAAAAAATTTGAAAGGCGGTCTACCTCTGCTAATTGCCCTCTTCTATTTAATTCTTCTTGTAGAAGAGGTATGACTTCTACTTTTAAACCTTCCGGCTTGGTTGACATATCTACCAAATCCTCAAGCGACATTCTTTGATAGCGATCTCTAACTCCTTTTAAATCTTTCATTCCTTAAAAATAAAATTCACTCATATAAATTATAATTTATTAATATAGGGTTTACTGAAAAAGCCCAGAGGGCTACCCAGCTAGGATATTTTGCCAGACAGTCTTTTCCTGTTTCTTTTCGCCGTCTTGAAGCCATATCCCGTATTTCCAGCTCAAGAAAACAAGGTCAAAAAAGATTTCGC
It encodes the following:
- a CDS encoding DUF2007 domain-containing protein, which gives rise to MGLTTIKTFDSSIEANLAKTKLENAGIQCVLFDENMGSLDPYSIAVGGIRLNVLAEDIEKALAVLAFNEK